The Acinetobacter pittii genome contains a region encoding:
- the hemJ gene encoding protoporphyrinogen oxidase HemJ, with protein MDAPSDAFLWVKALHIIAVVCWFAALFYLPRLYVYHAMSEDAASHQRFEVMERKLYRGIMWPSMIATLITAHFLVDWGDATRHYHQATWFYLKVGLVALLVIYHLVCGYYRKKLIGNAHYKSHKFWRFFNEMPTLILFAVVILVVVKPQF; from the coding sequence ATGGATGCACCTTCTGATGCTTTTTTGTGGGTAAAAGCATTACATATTATTGCCGTGGTTTGTTGGTTCGCTGCTTTGTTCTACTTACCACGTCTATATGTTTATCATGCTATGAGTGAAGATGCTGCAAGTCATCAACGCTTTGAGGTAATGGAACGTAAGTTGTACCGTGGAATTATGTGGCCTTCGATGATTGCTACATTAATAACCGCGCATTTCCTAGTAGATTGGGGTGATGCAACTCGACATTATCATCAAGCCACATGGTTTTACCTCAAAGTTGGATTAGTGGCTTTATTAGTGATTTACCATTTGGTATGTGGCTATTATCGTAAAAAGCTCATCGGAAATGCTCACTATAAATCACATAAGTTCTGGCGATTCTTTAATGAAATGCCAACCTTAATTTTATTTGCTGTTGTGATTTTAGTTGTTGTAAAGCCTCAGTTTTAA
- a CDS encoding NAD+ synthase codes for MKSFKVALAQFSPHIGNIDSNTQKMIEQVNQAKKQDADLIIFPELSVIGYPAEDLLLRPNLNKRMQKAFAQLAEIKDIVMVFGFVNQTEDGQRYNSAAVMKDGQVLGVFNKHNLPNYGVFDEKRYFQKGHQHLVFEYLGHKFGVLICEDIWSINTVKQLSQLNVDTVLVLNSSPYEVGKPQHRTQTLSELAKQLHLNIVYVNQVGGQDDLIFDGTSFVSNQNGEIALQAPSFKEDIYIAEFDRDTKLYKVTESAPALETFAEIYQGLVMATRDYVERSGFPGVILGLSGGIDSALTLAIAVDAIGAERVQAVMMPYTYTSQISVEDAAEQARRMGVTFGIAEIHSIVNSFMQTLYPFFGNSPADATEENLQARARGTLLMGLSNKFGNLVLATGNKSELSVGYCTLYGDMVGGFAVLKDVYKTIVFELAKYRNSLSETPVIPERVITRPPSAELRPDQKDQDSLPAYDVLDAILYAYIEEDLGQADIIAKGFDKEVVEKVIRLVDRNEYKRRQGAIGPRITSRAFSRERRYPIVNGWTAND; via the coding sequence ATGAAAAGTTTTAAAGTTGCCCTTGCTCAGTTTTCTCCGCATATTGGCAATATTGACTCAAACACCCAAAAGATGATTGAGCAAGTAAATCAGGCGAAAAAACAAGACGCTGACCTGATTATTTTTCCCGAGCTTTCTGTTATTGGTTATCCAGCTGAAGATCTATTGTTACGTCCAAATTTAAATAAACGTATGCAAAAGGCTTTTGCACAACTTGCCGAAATTAAAGATATTGTCATGGTTTTCGGATTTGTGAACCAGACAGAAGATGGTCAACGTTATAATTCTGCTGCTGTCATGAAAGACGGTCAGGTTTTGGGTGTTTTTAACAAACACAATTTACCAAACTATGGCGTCTTTGACGAAAAACGTTATTTCCAAAAAGGACATCAGCATTTGGTGTTTGAATATCTTGGGCATAAGTTTGGTGTATTAATCTGTGAAGACATCTGGTCAATTAATACTGTCAAACAGTTGAGCCAATTAAATGTTGATACAGTCCTTGTACTCAACTCATCACCATATGAAGTCGGCAAGCCACAGCACCGTACACAAACCTTGAGTGAACTTGCAAAACAACTTCATCTAAATATTGTTTATGTTAACCAAGTAGGCGGACAAGACGATTTAATTTTTGATGGTACAAGTTTTGTCAGCAATCAAAATGGTGAAATTGCTTTACAAGCACCGAGCTTTAAAGAAGACATTTATATTGCTGAATTTGACCGTGATACAAAGTTATATAAAGTCACTGAATCTGCTCCTGCATTAGAAACGTTTGCTGAGATCTATCAAGGTTTAGTCATGGCAACTCGTGACTATGTAGAACGCTCAGGCTTCCCTGGTGTGATTTTGGGTCTTTCTGGTGGTATCGACTCTGCCCTTACACTTGCGATTGCTGTTGATGCAATCGGTGCTGAAAGAGTCCAAGCTGTAATGATGCCATATACTTACACATCTCAAATTAGTGTAGAAGATGCGGCTGAACAAGCTCGCCGTATGGGTGTAACTTTCGGTATTGCTGAAATTCACTCAATCGTAAATAGCTTCATGCAAACCCTGTATCCTTTCTTTGGTAATTCACCAGCTGACGCAACTGAAGAAAATTTACAAGCGCGTGCTCGTGGCACATTGCTTATGGGCTTATCAAACAAGTTCGGTAATTTAGTCCTTGCCACAGGAAATAAATCTGAACTTTCAGTTGGCTACTGTACGCTTTATGGCGATATGGTTGGTGGCTTTGCGGTTCTAAAAGATGTTTATAAAACAATCGTGTTTGAATTAGCAAAATACCGTAATAGCTTAAGTGAAACTCCGGTTATTCCTGAGCGTGTGATTACCCGCCCACCTTCAGCAGAACTTCGCCCGGATCAAAAAGACCAAGACTCTTTACCAGCTTATGATGTATTGGATGCCATCCTGTACGCATACATTGAAGAAGATTTAGGTCAGGCCGACATTATTGCCAAAGGTTTTGATAAAGAAGTTGTTGAAAAAGTCATCCGTTTAGTTGATCGTAATGAGTACAAACGTCGTCAAGGTGCGATTGGCCCGAGAATTACTTCTCGCGCATTTAGTCGCGAACGACGTTATCCGATTGTCAACGGTTGGACAGCGAATGACTGA
- the fabB gene encoding beta-ketoacyl synthase N-terminal-like domain-containing protein, giving the protein MKRVVITGMGINSCIGNSLEAVTHSLQNGISGTRFNPTYAELNFKSHVSAAADQDFDNIDRKLKRFMGVCAMYAYNAAVAAVEHAGLTPEQLSGNPRYGIAGGSGGGSTASVVEMTELLETKGARKVGPFFVPRNMSNTITANVGVAFKLQGISHTITSACATSADAIGYAYNLIQLGKQDLMLAGGGEEDHWSQSLLFDAMGALCSKYNDSPETASRPYSADRDGFVIAGGGGFVVLESLEHAQARGANILAEVVGYAANSDGADMVAPSGEGATRCVLMALEEAKQHGVEKIDYVNTHGTSTPAGDITELKAMERAFGEGKVPPLSSTKSMTGHSLGAAGVQEAIYSVLMMQNDFIAPNINVTELDEGAKPFDIVLEKRDAKLNTVMSNSFGFGGVNACLIFKKWDA; this is encoded by the coding sequence ATGAAACGTGTTGTAATCACTGGTATGGGTATTAACTCATGTATCGGTAACTCTTTAGAAGCAGTTACTCACTCACTTCAAAATGGAATCTCCGGGACACGTTTTAACCCAACTTATGCTGAACTCAATTTTAAAAGTCATGTTAGCGCTGCTGCAGACCAAGATTTTGATAATATCGATCGTAAATTAAAACGCTTTATGGGCGTATGTGCGATGTATGCTTACAACGCTGCTGTAGCTGCAGTTGAACATGCAGGACTTACTCCTGAGCAACTTAGCGGTAATCCACGTTATGGTATTGCAGGTGGTTCAGGTGGTGGTTCAACTGCTTCTGTTGTTGAAATGACAGAATTATTAGAAACTAAAGGTGCACGTAAAGTAGGCCCATTCTTCGTACCGCGTAACATGTCAAACACCATTACTGCAAACGTCGGTGTTGCATTTAAACTACAAGGTATTTCACATACTATTACAAGTGCTTGCGCAACTTCTGCAGATGCAATTGGTTATGCGTACAACTTGATTCAACTTGGCAAACAAGATCTTATGCTTGCTGGTGGCGGCGAAGAAGATCACTGGTCTCAAAGTTTATTGTTTGATGCAATGGGCGCACTTTGCTCAAAATATAACGACTCTCCAGAAACAGCATCTCGCCCATATTCAGCAGACCGTGACGGCTTCGTTATTGCTGGCGGTGGTGGTTTCGTAGTACTTGAATCACTTGAGCATGCACAAGCACGTGGTGCGAACATTTTAGCTGAAGTTGTTGGTTATGCTGCTAACAGTGATGGTGCAGACATGGTTGCTCCAAGCGGCGAAGGTGCTACACGTTGTGTATTAATGGCACTTGAAGAAGCTAAGCAACATGGCGTAGAAAAAATTGACTATGTAAATACACATGGTACTTCTACTCCAGCGGGTGACATTACCGAACTTAAAGCAATGGAACGTGCATTTGGTGAAGGTAAGGTACCTCCTCTTAGCTCGACCAAATCGATGACAGGCCATAGCTTGGGTGCAGCCGGTGTACAAGAAGCTATTTACTCTGTACTAATGATGCAAAATGACTTTATTGCACCAAACATCAACGTGACTGAACTTGATGAAGGCGCAAAACCTTTTGATATCGTACTTGAAAAACGTGATGCAAAATTGAATACTGTAATGAGTAACAGTTTTGGCTTTGGCGGTGTTAACGCTTGCCTTATTTTCAAGAAGTGGGATGCATAA
- the cntB gene encoding carnitine monooxygenase, reductase subunit CntB translates to MASHYEMFPAVVTHVEQLTPLIKRFTFKRQDGQNFPRFSGGSHIIVKMNEQLSNAYSLMSCTQDLSTYQVCVRKDVEGKGGSVFMHDQCNEGCEIQISEPKNLFPLAETGNKHILIAGGIGITPFLPQMDELAARGVEYELHYAYRSPEHAALLDELKQKHAEHVFSYVDSEGCSLKLDELISSQPKGTHVYVCGPKPMIDAVIDCCNKHRYRDEYIHWEQFASTVPEDGEAFTVVLAKSNQEIEVQSNQTILQAIETLNIDVECLCREGVCGTCETAILEGEADHFDQYLSDAEKASQKSMMICVSRAKGKKLVLDL, encoded by the coding sequence ATGGCTAGTCATTATGAAATGTTCCCGGCGGTTGTTACTCATGTGGAGCAGCTAACCCCTTTAATCAAACGGTTTACGTTCAAACGTCAAGATGGGCAGAACTTTCCTCGATTTAGTGGGGGAAGCCATATTATTGTCAAAATGAATGAACAGCTTTCAAATGCATATTCATTGATGAGTTGTACACAAGACCTATCGACTTACCAAGTCTGCGTTCGTAAAGATGTGGAAGGTAAGGGGGGGTCAGTGTTTATGCATGATCAGTGTAATGAAGGCTGTGAAATTCAGATTTCAGAACCAAAAAATTTATTTCCATTAGCCGAAACAGGCAATAAACATATTTTAATTGCAGGTGGAATTGGCATTACACCATTCTTACCTCAAATGGATGAGCTTGCAGCACGCGGTGTTGAATACGAACTACATTATGCTTATCGTTCGCCTGAACATGCGGCTTTGTTAGATGAGTTAAAGCAGAAACATGCCGAGCATGTATTTAGCTATGTTGACTCAGAAGGTTGCTCATTGAAGCTGGATGAACTGATTTCATCACAACCTAAAGGCACACACGTGTATGTCTGTGGGCCGAAACCCATGATTGATGCTGTGATTGATTGCTGTAATAAGCATCGTTATCGCGATGAGTACATTCACTGGGAACAATTCGCTTCAACAGTTCCTGAAGATGGGGAAGCATTTACGGTTGTACTAGCCAAGTCTAATCAGGAAATTGAAGTACAAAGTAATCAGACGATTTTACAAGCTATTGAAACATTAAATATTGATGTGGAATGCTTATGTCGCGAAGGCGTATGCGGTACATGTGAAACTGCTATTTTAGAAGGCGAAGCAGATCACTTTGATCAATACTTAAGTGATGCAGAAAAGGCTTCACAGAAGAGCATGATGATTTGTGTATCGAGAGCTAAAGGTAAAAAACTAGTATTAGATCTTTAA